One genomic window of Diospyros lotus cultivar Yz01 chromosome 8, ASM1463336v1, whole genome shotgun sequence includes the following:
- the LOC127807273 gene encoding protein G1-like1, whose protein sequence is MSAAIAAAAAAAATARSRYSSMCDESACQQLASVPTPPPPQPLPLSRYESQKRRDWNTFGQYLKNHRPPLALARCSGAHVLEFLRYLDQFGKTKVHAATCPFFGHPQPPAPCPCPLRQAWGSLDALIGRLRAAFEENGGHPETNPFGARAVRLYLREVRDSQAKARGIAYEKKKRKKAPQQREVESSMSELHASLRSSFNHMRREQSEALAMVAASSSEARGSMIPLSVFN, encoded by the exons ATGTCGGCCGCAATCGCCGCCGCTGCGGCCGCCGCCGCCACTGCCAGATCCCGCTACAGCTCCATGTGTGATGAGAGCGCTTGCCAACAATTAGCATCAGTACCGACGCCGCCGCCGCCTCAGCCGCTCCCCCTCAGCCGCTATGAGTCTCAGAAACGCCGCGACTGGAACACTTTCGGCCAGTACCTAAAGAACCACCGCCCGCCGCTTGCCCTCGCCCGCTGCAGTGGAGCTCACGTGCTCGAGTTTTTAAG GTACCTCGATCAGTTTGGGAAAACCAAGGTTCACGCAGCCACCTGCCCGTTCTTCGGCCACCCCCAGCCACCGGCGCCTTGCCCCTGCCCGCTCCGGCAGGCGTGGGGCAGCCTGGACGCCCTCATCGGCCGCCTCCGCGCCGCCTTCGAGGAGAACGGCGGCCACCCGGAGACCAACCCATTCGGCGCACGAGCCGTCCGGCTGTATCTCCGGGAGGTGAGGGACTCTCAGGCCAAGGCCAGAGGGATCGCCTATGAGAAGAAGAAGCGGAAGAAGGCACCGCAGCAAAGGGAGGTGGAATCTTCGATGAGTGAGTTGCATGCATCTCTGAGATCGAGCTTTAACCATATGCGGCGCGAACAAAGTGAAGCTCTAGCCATGGTGGCGGCTTCATCATCAGAAGCTCGAGGTTCCATGATTCCTCTATCCGTGTTCAACTAG
- the LOC127807169 gene encoding pentatricopeptide repeat-containing protein At4g21300, whose translation MHHKHLSPALRNHSHFAFLGSKSIHTNTPNPIKPFGFFPNTQETLAAKLASILQVCTGHSVLKQGQQVHAQITVNGLGNKDCPLGSRVLGVYVICGSFRDAKNLFSQLDLLRASPWNWMIRGLTIVGWFRFALLFYFKMLSFGSFPDKYTFPFVIKACGALNAVQLGKYIRETIRLMGFETDVFVGSALIKFYAENGCIHDARFLFDKMPQRDGVLWNVMLNGCVKSGDSDRVIGLFREMRATEIRPNSVTCACVLSVCASEGMVKVGAQLHGLVVRCGHDTDSPVTNTLITMYAKCRWLSDARALFDATPQTETVSWNGLIGGYVQNGFMFEATDLFREMICAGVKPDSITFTSILPSISESTNLNLGKEAHGYIVRHGVPLDVFLKSALIDVYFKCRDVHLAQNLFNHNTAIDIVICTAMISGYVLNGMNAEALEVFQWLLHVGMRPNAVTLASILPACAGFAALRLGKELHGYILKNGLEERCYVGSAVLDMYAKCGRLDQACRVFPRMPEKDSVCWNSMITSCSQGGKPDEAIQLFRQMGMEGAKYDCVSISAALSACANLPALNYGKEIHGFMVKGELTVDLFAQSALIDMYAKCGNLDLARRVFDTMRGKNEVSWNSIIAAYGNHGRLNVSLELFHAMLEEGFRPDHVTFLAIISACGHAGQVDEGKFYFQCMTQEHGIPARMEHYACMVDLFARAGRLKEAFEITRSMPFGPDAGVWGTLLGACRVHGNVELAELASKHLFELDPQNSGYYVILSNLQAEAGKWEGVLKTRSMMKERRVQKVPGCSWIELNNGIHMFVAADTSHQQSAEIFLLLRNLLLELRREGYVAKISMPMHLQNHQALSTTNGDCF comes from the coding sequence TCATAAGCATCTGAGTCCAGCACTCAGAAATCATTCACATTTTGCTTTTTTGGGCTCCAAATCCATCCACACAAACACCCCAAACCCAATAAAACCGTTTGGTTTCTTCCCGAACACTCAGGAGACTCTAGCCGCCAAGCTTGCTTCTATCTTGCAAGTTTGTACTGGACACTCCGTGCTTAAACAAGGCCAACAAGTTCATGCCCAGATCACAGTGAATGGACTTGGGAATAAAGATTGCCCGCTGGGTTCAAGGGTTTTGGGCGTCTATGTTATTTGTGGTAGCTTCAGAGATGCCAAGAACTTGTTTTCTCAGCTTGATTTGCTGCGTGCTTCGCCTTGGAATTGGATGATTAGAGGGTTGACCATCGTGGGTTGGTTTCGTTTTGCTTTGTTGTTTTACTTCAAGATGTTGAGTTTTGGATCTTTTCCAGATAAATATACTTTTCCTTTTGTGATCAAAGCTTGTGGTGCTCTGAATGCTGTCCAGTTGGGAAAATATATTCGCGAAACGATTCGGTTGATGGGTTTTGAGACGGACGTGTTTGTGGGCAGTGCTTTGATCAAGTTCTACGCTGAGAATGGCTGTATCCATGATGCTCGCTtcttgtttgataaaatgcctcAGAGAGATGGCGTTTTGTGGAACGTGATGCTTAATGGTTGTGTGAAAAGCGGGGACTCGGATCGTGTTATCGGTTTGTTTAGGGAAATGAGAGCCACTGAAATTCGGCCTAATTCGGTAACATGTGCCTGTGTGCTCTCTGTCTGTGCCTCCGAAGGAATGGTTAAAGTTGGTGCCCAGCTTCATGGGCTTGTTGTTAGGTGTGGGCATGACACGGACTCACCAGTGACGAACACATTGATTACAATGTATGCCAAATGCCGTTGGTTATCTGATGCTCGTGCTCTGTTTGATGCTACACCACAAACAGAGACAGTGTCTTGGAATGGGTTGATTGGAGGATATGTCCAAAACGGGTTCATGTTCGAGGCTACAGATTTGTTTCGTGAGATGATATGTGCTGGCGTCAAACCAGATTCGATAACTTTTACAAGCATTCTTCCTTCAATTTCTGAATCCACAAATTTGAATCTAGGTAAGGAGGCTCACGGTTATATTGTAAGACACGGTGTGCCTTTGGATGTATTTCTGAAGAGTGCTCTCATTGATGTATATTTCAAGTGCAGGGACGTGCATTTGGCGCAGAATCTTTTCAACCACAACACTGCAATAGATATTGTTATTTGCACAGCCATGATTTCAGGATATGTACTTAATGGGATGAACGCTGAAGCTTTAGAGGTTTTCCAGTGGTTGCTTCATGTGGGAATGAGGCCCAATGCAGTTACTTTGGCAAGCATTTTACCAGCTTGTGCTGGTTTTGCTGCTCTAAGACTGGGTAAGGAATTGCATGGTTATATCCTCAAGAATGGACTGGAAGAAAGGTGTTATGTGGGAAGCGCAGTCTTGGATATGTATGCAAAGTGCGGAAGACTGGATCAGGCTTGTAGGGTTTTTCCAAGAATGCCTGAAAAAGATTCTGTTTGTTGGAATTCAATGATAACAAGCTGTTCCCAAGGTGGCAAACCAGACGAAGCTATTCAACTTTTCCGACAAATGGGTATGGAAGGAGCCAAATATGACTGTGTAAGCATATCAGCTGCTCTTTCTGCTTGTGCAAATTTACCAGCACTTAACTATGGAAAAGAGATTCACGGTTTCATGGTGAAAGGTGAATTAACTGTTGATCTTTTTGCTCAAAGTGCACTTATAGACATGTATGCCAAATGTGGAAACTTGGATTTGGCACGCCGTGTTTTTGACACAATGAGAGGGAAGAATGAAGTTTCATGGAACAGCATAATTGCTGCTTATGGGAATCATGGCCGCCTCAATGTTTCTCTTGAGCTATTCCATGCCATGTTGGAAGAAGGATTTCGGCCTGATCATGTTACCTTTCTTGCTATAATATCTGCTTGTGGCCATGCAGGCCAAGTTGATGAAGGAAAGTTCTACTTCCAGTGCATGACCCAGGAACATGGGATCCCAGCTCGGATGGAGCATTACGCATGCATGGTTGATTTGTTTGCTAGAGCCGGTCGTTTAAAAGAAGCATTTGAAATCACAAGGAGCATGCCTTTTGGTCCAGATGCTGGTGTCTGGGGGACCCTGCTTGGAGCCTGTCGGGTACATGGCAACGTTGAGCTCGCTGAACTGGCCTCGAAACACCTTTTCGAGTTGGACCCACAAAATTCTGGTTACTATGTAATACTATCTAATCTACAAGCCGAGGCTGGAAAGTGGGAGGGTGTACTCAAAACAAGAAGCatgatgaaagaaagaagagtgCAGAAAGTACCCGGTTGTAGCTGGATTGAGCTGAACAATGGAATCCATATGTTTGTTGCTGCGGACACAAGCCATCAGCAATCTGCTGAGATCTTTCTATTGTTGAGGAATCTTCTTCTGGAGCTGAGAAGAGAGGGTTATGTTGCTAAAATTTCCATGCCAATGCACCTGCAAAACCATCAGGCACTATCAACAACAAATGGGGATTGTTTCTGA